Proteins co-encoded in one Calorimonas adulescens genomic window:
- the pyk gene encoding pyruvate kinase yields the protein MRKTKIVCTMGPASENPEILKEMIAAGMNVARFNFSHGDHEEHKSRMDRVKQISGELGANVALMLDTRGPEIRLGKFKDGPVELKKGQVFILTTRDIEGDSSIASINYKELLRDVKKGSKILIDDGLVALEVVRVDGEDIICNVQNSGTISDHKGVNVPGTKLNIPAITEKDIDDIIFGIQQGIDFVAASFIRKAADVLEIRRILEENDGEDIQIISKIESQEAVENIDDIIKVSDGIMVARGDLGVEIPVEEVPLVQKQIIKKCNKAGKPVITATQMLDSMMRNPRPTRAEVTDVANAILDGTDAIMLSGETAAGKYPVESVKTMARIAEKTESSIDYINILRTVDIGSTVNITNAISHATCTIAEDLNANAIITVTRSGYTARMVSRYRPSSDIVAITPDERVLKKLSILWGVNPVLAPRMESTDEMIDKSVEVAQEKGVIKSGDVVVITAGIPVGLMGTTNLIKVHIVGNAIVKGMGIGSKPVTGTVSIIRNLEEDKQKFEKGDILVTRYTDEDFIKLMRQASAVITEEGGLTSHAAIVGLELKIPVIVGAAGATERLTDGMTITIDPVRGLIYEGKINVV from the coding sequence TTGAGGAAGACAAAAATTGTTTGTACTATGGGCCCGGCCAGTGAAAACCCTGAAATACTCAAGGAGATGATAGCAGCTGGCATGAATGTGGCCAGATTCAACTTCTCTCATGGAGACCATGAGGAACACAAGAGCAGGATGGACAGGGTAAAACAGATTAGCGGCGAACTTGGGGCCAATGTTGCCCTTATGCTTGATACCAGGGGACCTGAGATAAGGCTCGGCAAATTCAAGGATGGCCCGGTAGAACTGAAAAAGGGCCAGGTCTTTATACTTACAACCAGAGATATAGAGGGTGACAGCAGCATTGCCTCTATAAACTATAAAGAACTGCTGAGGGACGTTAAAAAGGGCAGCAAAATACTCATAGATGACGGACTTGTGGCCCTTGAAGTTGTAAGGGTAGATGGGGAAGACATCATATGCAATGTGCAGAACTCCGGTACAATCAGTGACCATAAAGGGGTAAATGTCCCGGGCACTAAGCTCAATATCCCGGCCATTACCGAGAAAGACATCGATGATATAATTTTTGGCATACAGCAGGGTATAGACTTTGTTGCAGCATCCTTTATCAGAAAGGCCGCTGATGTCCTGGAGATCAGAAGGATTTTGGAAGAAAATGATGGCGAGGATATACAGATAATTTCCAAGATAGAGAGCCAGGAAGCCGTAGAAAACATAGATGACATCATAAAGGTATCAGATGGTATTATGGTCGCAAGGGGCGACCTTGGAGTTGAGATACCAGTGGAAGAGGTACCTCTTGTCCAGAAACAGATAATAAAAAAGTGCAACAAAGCGGGTAAACCGGTAATCACAGCCACACAGATGCTTGATTCTATGATGAGGAACCCAAGGCCGACCAGGGCTGAGGTCACCGATGTGGCCAACGCCATACTGGATGGCACCGATGCTATAATGCTATCAGGCGAGACGGCGGCTGGCAAGTATCCCGTAGAATCGGTAAAGACCATGGCAAGGATAGCTGAAAAGACCGAATCTTCCATAGACTACATAAACATACTCCGCACGGTAGACATAGGCAGCACGGTGAATATAACCAATGCCATCAGTCATGCCACATGCACCATAGCGGAAGACCTCAATGCCAATGCCATCATTACTGTCACAAGGTCAGGGTATACAGCGAGGATGGTCTCACGGTACAGGCCTTCTTCAGACATAGTAGCCATTACACCTGATGAACGGGTGCTAAAGAAGCTGTCCATACTCTGGGGAGTGAATCCCGTTCTGGCACCAAGGATGGAGTCTACCGACGAGATGATAGACAAGAGCGTGGAGGTGGCTCAAGAAAAGGGCGTTATAAAGAGCGGCGATGTAGTCGTAATAACTGCGGGTATACCTGTAGGGCTCATGGGCACAACAAACCTGATAAAGGTCCATATAGTGGGTAACGCCATAGTAAAAGGAATGGGTATAGGCAGTAAGCCTGTTACAGGCACTGTATCTATCATAAGAAACCTTGAAGAAGACAAGCAGAAGTTTGAGAAGGGCGACATACTTGTCACAAGATACACTGATGAAGACTTCATAAAGCTGATGAGACAGGCATCAGCAGTTATAACAGAAGAGGGCGGCCTCACATCCCACGCCGCTATAGTAGGGCTTGAGCTCAAAATACCCGTCATAGTTGGTGCGGCAGGAGCCACAGAAAGGCTGACCGACGGCATGACCATTACCATAGATCCTGTAAGAGGGCTTATATATGAGGGCAAAATAAATGTGGTATAA
- a CDS encoding glycosyltransferase family 4 protein, producing MKIVHICQYFAEDMGYQENLLPVYQKILGHKVYIITSDREPLFHNNKDKRIVGKLIKNYKGVELFRINIKYESINRFVIFNDLYNLLENIQPDYIFHHGITVPSLFTAIKYVKKNPYVILNCDIHSDYNNSMRNYFSEIYHKVIWRNIIKFCLPYIKKIYCVAPESLKFAENVYKIYKDKLEFLPLGGDTKVLENYDMVRSKYRKLLGINDNELLFVHAGKITSSKNTKLLLESFNHLEFNNIHLLIIGDIENSYYKELEPYIVVNKRIKYIGWKSSEELEKYFCAADLLIQPGSLSAIFEQAICCGLPVVLKECELNKFLVSNNNGILLKQMTSEELENILRTVIENRDLIDVMHKKAVEFAQNSLSYQVIANKTLGS from the coding sequence ATGAAAATTGTACATATCTGTCAATATTTTGCTGAAGATATGGGTTATCAAGAAAATCTACTTCCAGTTTACCAAAAAATTTTAGGACACAAAGTATATATAATAACATCAGATAGAGAACCGTTATTCCATAATAATAAAGATAAGAGAATTGTTGGGAAACTTATTAAAAATTATAAAGGCGTAGAGTTGTTTAGGATTAATATAAAATATGAGAGCATTAATAGATTTGTAATTTTTAATGACTTATACAATTTGTTAGAAAACATACAGCCAGATTATATTTTTCATCATGGTATTACAGTGCCTTCTTTGTTTACTGCGATAAAATATGTAAAAAAAAATCCATACGTTATTTTAAATTGCGATATTCACTCGGATTATAATAATTCCATGAGAAATTATTTTAGTGAAATTTATCATAAAGTTATCTGGCGCAATATAATTAAATTTTGTTTACCTTATATAAAAAAGATTTATTGTGTAGCACCTGAATCGCTAAAGTTTGCCGAAAATGTTTATAAGATATATAAAGATAAGCTAGAATTTCTTCCATTAGGTGGCGATACAAAAGTATTAGAAAATTACGATATGGTTAGGAGTAAGTATAGAAAATTATTAGGTATAAATGATAATGAGTTATTATTTGTTCATGCCGGAAAAATAACCTCTTCTAAAAACACAAAATTATTACTGGAATCGTTTAATCATTTAGAATTTAATAATATACATTTGTTAATTATTGGTGATATTGAAAACAGTTATTATAAAGAATTAGAACCTTATATTGTAGTAAATAAGAGGATAAAGTATATAGGTTGGAAAAGTTCGGAAGAACTAGAAAAATATTTTTGCGCAGCTGATTTGTTAATACAACCGGGCTCCTTATCGGCAATTTTTGAACAGGCAATTTGCTGTGGCTTGCCAGTTGTTTTAAAAGAGTGTGAACTAAATAAATTTTTAGTTTCAAATAACAATGGGATCTTGTTAAAGCAAATGACGAGCGAAGAACTCGAAAATATCTTGAGAACAGTTATTGAAAATAGAGATTTGATCGATGTTATGCATAAAAAAGCTGTTGAGTTTGCTCAAAATAGTTTATCATATCAAGTAATTGCAAATAAAACTTTAG
- the pfkA gene encoding 6-phosphofructokinase produces the protein MKKIAVLTSGGDAPGMNACIRAVVRTGIFNGLEVIGIMRGYSGLINGELKEMTLSSVADIIQRGGTILRTARCPEFTKPEGRAIAAKVLKDNGIEGLVVIGGDGSFRGAQLLSQEHGVNTIGIPGTIDNDIASTDYSIGFFTAVNTALDAINKIRDTMTSHERGSIIEVMGRHCGNIALYAGIAGGAEIILVPEIPFDMDDLVDRIREGQARGKLHNIIVLAEGVCSAYELLDRIKERLPELDFRATILGHIQRGGSPTAFDRVLASQMGARAVELLLQGKTCRVIGMKKNKLVDFDVDEALAMEREFDMDMYNLSKILSI, from the coding sequence ATGAAAAAGATTGCAGTCCTTACGAGCGGCGGTGACGCCCCGGGCATGAATGCCTGTATAAGAGCAGTTGTGAGAACAGGTATATTTAATGGTCTGGAAGTAATAGGTATAATGAGAGGTTATTCAGGACTCATAAATGGGGAACTTAAGGAAATGACCCTGTCATCTGTGGCGGACATCATACAGAGAGGTGGCACCATCTTGAGGACCGCCAGGTGCCCTGAATTTACAAAGCCCGAAGGCAGGGCGATAGCAGCAAAGGTCTTGAAGGATAACGGGATTGAAGGACTGGTTGTCATAGGCGGCGACGGCTCATTTAGAGGGGCACAGCTTTTAAGCCAGGAACACGGTGTAAATACTATAGGTATACCAGGGACTATTGACAATGATATAGCAAGTACAGACTACTCTATCGGCTTTTTCACAGCAGTGAACACCGCATTAGATGCTATCAATAAGATCAGGGACACAATGACTTCCCATGAGAGAGGAAGCATAATAGAGGTCATGGGCAGGCACTGCGGGAATATTGCGCTTTATGCCGGTATAGCCGGGGGCGCAGAGATAATATTGGTGCCGGAGATACCCTTTGACATGGACGACCTTGTGGACAGGATAAGAGAAGGCCAGGCCAGAGGAAAGCTCCACAATATAATAGTCCTGGCTGAGGGGGTATGCTCAGCATATGAGCTGCTGGACAGGATAAAAGAAAGGCTTCCGGAATTAGACTTCAGGGCTACCATACTGGGCCATATCCAGAGAGGGGGAAGCCCCACGGCATTTGACAGGGTGCTTGCCAGCCAGATGGGGGCCAGGGCAGTAGAGCTGCTTCTGCAGGGTAAGACATGCAGGGTCATAGGTATGAAAAAGAATAAATTGGTGGACTTTGACGTAGATGAGGCTCTTGCTATGGAGAGAGAGTTTGATATGGACATGTATAACCTCAGCAAAATCCTTTCTATTTAG
- a CDS encoding Gfo/Idh/MocA family protein yields MDRLRFGLIGCGRISPKHIEALANNYNNAQLVALCDLDVNKAMLLKEKYNELLNQKGLAIGDVEIYKDYEDLLNRNNIDVVSVATFSGTHAEIAINALKANKHVIVEKPIALSIKDVDKMIETAKKYNKKITVCHQNRFNTTVQKLRKALEDGRFGKIIHGVANIRWNRNDAYYKQAPWRGTWEQDGGTLMNQCIHNIDLLQWMMGPVDRLYAEADTFLRNIEGEDMGAAVLRFKNGAIGIIEGSACIYPKNLEETLSIFGERGTVRIGGVAINKISDWKFDDGLDNEEEVKREANYDDPDSVYGYGHTPLYRDFIDAVVNNREPYISAEEGKKAMEIVLAIYKSRKTGLPVEFPLKDFSTLDMKER; encoded by the coding sequence ATGGATAGATTAAGGTTTGGACTTATTGGATGTGGTAGGATTTCGCCTAAACATATAGAGGCATTGGCAAATAATTATAATAATGCACAATTAGTTGCATTATGTGATTTAGACGTTAACAAAGCAATGTTGTTAAAAGAAAAATATAATGAATTGCTTAATCAAAAAGGTTTGGCTATTGGTGATGTAGAAATATACAAAGACTATGAAGATTTATTGAATAGAAATAATATAGATGTAGTTAGTGTTGCAACTTTTTCGGGTACTCATGCTGAAATAGCAATAAATGCATTAAAAGCAAATAAGCATGTCATTGTTGAAAAGCCGATAGCTTTATCTATAAAAGATGTTGACAAAATGATTGAAACGGCTAAAAAGTATAATAAAAAGATAACGGTATGTCATCAAAATAGATTTAACACGACTGTTCAAAAGTTGAGAAAAGCTTTAGAAGATGGACGATTTGGCAAGATAATTCATGGTGTTGCTAATATTAGATGGAATAGAAATGATGCTTATTATAAGCAAGCACCTTGGAGAGGCACATGGGAGCAAGATGGCGGTACATTAATGAATCAATGTATTCATAATATTGATTTATTACAATGGATGATGGGGCCAGTCGACAGACTTTATGCGGAAGCAGATACATTTTTAAGGAATATTGAAGGGGAAGACATGGGAGCAGCGGTACTCCGCTTTAAAAATGGTGCTATTGGTATTATAGAGGGTAGCGCATGTATTTATCCTAAAAATCTTGAAGAAACATTAAGCATATTTGGTGAACGAGGAACAGTAAGAATTGGTGGAGTAGCTATTAATAAAATTAGCGATTGGAAGTTCGATGATGGACTTGATAATGAAGAAGAGGTAAAAAGAGAAGCTAATTATGATGATCCAGATTCAGTATATGGATATGGGCATACCCCCTTATATAGGGACTTTATTGATGCAGTTGTAAATAATAGAGAGCCATATATAAGTGCTGAAGAGGGTAAAAAAGCAATGGAAATAGTGTTGGCAATTTATAAATCAAGAAAAACAGGCTTGCCTGTAGAATTTCCTTTAAAAGATTTTTCAACACTTGATATGAAGGAACGATGA
- a CDS encoding nucleotide sugar dehydrogenase — protein MELVKEEFNNTYLELLNKIQSKKAVIGVIGLGYVGLPLAVEKAKAGYKVIGFDVQREKVEKINRGINYIGDIVDSELEKLVIDKKLMATWDYSFLGEVDAVSICVPTPLDKNQQPDLSYVVNSTKSIAKYLHRGMLVVLESTTYPGTTEEVVKPILDETGLVCGVDYFLAFSPERVDPGNKKYKTKNTPKVVGGVTKECTKIAASLYRNVLEGEVFEVSSPKVAEMEKIYENTFRNINIALANEMAILCNRMGINVWEVIDAAKTKPYGFMAFYPGPGLGGHCIPIDPFYLTWKAREYDYHTRLIETSGEINNYMPEFVVERISRILNKFKKPLNGSNVLLLGVAYKKDIDDLRESPVLRIISILEKDGAVVKYNDPYIPEFKYNGKIYKSEELTSDLLSSSDIVVITTDHSKYDYESIVGTSKFVFDTRNATKNLSKYKNKIEVL, from the coding sequence ATGGAATTGGTTAAAGAAGAATTTAACAATACATATTTAGAACTTTTGAATAAGATACAGAGCAAAAAGGCAGTTATTGGTGTAATAGGTTTGGGTTATGTTGGATTGCCACTTGCCGTAGAAAAGGCCAAAGCAGGATACAAGGTTATAGGATTTGATGTTCAAAGAGAAAAAGTGGAAAAAATTAATAGAGGCATAAATTACATCGGCGATATAGTAGATAGCGAATTAGAGAAACTAGTTATTGATAAAAAATTAATGGCAACATGGGATTACAGCTTTTTAGGTGAAGTTGATGCTGTATCTATATGTGTACCTACTCCACTTGATAAAAATCAGCAACCTGACTTATCATATGTTGTAAATTCTACGAAGTCTATTGCAAAGTATTTACATAGAGGAATGCTTGTTGTTTTAGAAAGTACTACATATCCAGGAACAACGGAAGAAGTTGTAAAACCGATATTGGATGAGACAGGTCTAGTATGTGGAGTAGATTATTTTCTTGCTTTTTCACCAGAAAGAGTAGATCCGGGGAATAAAAAATATAAAACTAAAAATACACCAAAAGTTGTAGGTGGTGTTACAAAAGAATGTACAAAGATTGCTGCATCTCTCTATAGAAATGTCCTTGAAGGGGAAGTATTTGAAGTATCTAGTCCTAAAGTAGCAGAAATGGAGAAAATATATGAAAATACATTTAGAAATATTAATATAGCATTGGCAAATGAAATGGCTATACTTTGCAATAGGATGGGTATTAACGTATGGGAAGTAATCGATGCAGCGAAAACAAAGCCATATGGTTTTATGGCATTTTATCCAGGTCCTGGACTTGGCGGTCATTGCATACCAATAGATCCTTTTTACCTTACCTGGAAAGCAAGAGAATATGATTATCATACAAGGTTAATTGAAACATCAGGAGAAATAAATAATTATATGCCTGAATTCGTAGTTGAAAGAATATCGAGGATTTTAAATAAGTTTAAAAAACCACTAAATGGATCAAATGTATTGCTATTAGGAGTAGCATACAAAAAAGATATTGATGATTTAAGAGAATCACCTGTTTTAAGGATAATATCAATATTGGAAAAAGATGGTGCAGTTGTAAAATATAATGATCCTTATATACCTGAGTTCAAATATAATGGGAAAATATATAAATCAGAAGAATTAACATCAGATTTGCTCAGTTCATCGGATATTGTTGTTATAACTACAGATCATTCAAAATATGATTATGAAAGTATTGTAGGAACATCAAAATTTGTTTTTGATACAAGAAATGCGACAAAGAATCTAAGTAAATATAAAAATAAAATTGAGGTCTTATAG
- a CDS encoding DegT/DnrJ/EryC1/StrS family aminotransferase, producing MQIELINLKRQYKNLKDEINQAIEKVLENGQYILGPEVKAFEKEIAEYLGVRYAIGVANGTDALVLSLRALNIGPGDEVITTPFTFFATAEAVSLVGAVPVFVDIDPDTYNINPDLIEEKITERTKAILPVHIFGQLSNMDKIMEIAKKHNLYVIEDACQAIGAEYRGQKVGTFGDAACFSFFPTKNLGGYGDGGMVVTNNKEIAENVDILRKHGSKKKYYNEEIGYNSRLDELQASILRVKLKYLDTWNNMRINAANKYDSLLSDLSDVIKTPYKIKEAKHIYHLYCIQCENREIIMQKLKERGIATGIYYPVPLHLQKAYTNLGYRQGDLPVAEDLCKKIFAIPMFPEITDNEINYISEVLHEIIN from the coding sequence ATGCAAATAGAATTAATTAATTTAAAACGACAGTATAAAAATTTAAAAGACGAAATAAATCAAGCAATAGAAAAAGTTTTAGAAAATGGGCAATACATCCTAGGTCCAGAAGTAAAAGCTTTTGAAAAAGAAATAGCAGAATATTTAGGTGTAAGATACGCAATAGGCGTAGCAAATGGAACTGATGCTTTGGTTCTTTCATTAAGAGCTCTCAATATAGGGCCAGGAGATGAAGTTATAACAACTCCTTTTACCTTTTTTGCAACAGCAGAAGCAGTCTCATTAGTAGGTGCAGTGCCAGTCTTTGTTGATATAGACCCAGATACTTATAATATAAATCCAGATTTAATAGAAGAGAAAATAACTGAAAGAACGAAAGCTATTTTACCAGTACATATTTTTGGACAACTCAGTAATATGGATAAAATTATGGAAATTGCTAAAAAACATAATTTATATGTAATCGAAGATGCATGTCAGGCAATAGGGGCAGAATATAGGGGACAAAAAGTCGGCACGTTTGGAGATGCCGCATGCTTTTCATTTTTCCCTACAAAAAATCTTGGCGGCTATGGCGATGGAGGAATGGTTGTAACTAATAATAAAGAAATAGCTGAAAATGTAGACATATTGCGGAAACATGGCAGCAAAAAGAAATATTATAACGAAGAAATTGGATATAACAGTAGACTGGATGAGTTACAAGCATCAATTTTAAGAGTAAAATTAAAATATCTTGATACATGGAATAACATGAGAATAAATGCAGCTAATAAATATGATAGTTTATTAAGCGATTTATCAGACGTTATTAAAACTCCATATAAAATAAAAGAAGCAAAACATATATATCATTTATATTGTATTCAATGTGAAAATAGAGAAATTATAATGCAGAAATTAAAAGAGAGAGGTATCGCAACAGGAATATATTACCCTGTTCCATTGCATTTGCAAAAAGCATATACCAATTTAGGATATAGACAAGGTGATTTGCCAGTAGCTGAAGATTTATGCAAAAAAATATTTGCAATACCTATGTTTCCTGAAATCACAGACAATGAAATTAATTATATAAGTGAAGTACTTCATGAAATTATAAATTAA
- a CDS encoding acyltransferase yields MNYISEKARIGQNVTIGYFTVIEDDVVIGDNCAIGNNVTIYKGSIIGNNVRIDDNVVIGKQPMRAATSIFKDKQQKPPCKIGDDCIIGTFAVIYAGCEIGKKCLIADLSTVREDVVIGDMTIVGRGVAIENYCKIGSKCKIETNAYITAYSEIEDEVFIAPCVATSNDNSAGRDPDRFSEMKGVTAKRKSRIGVNATILPGKVIGEDAFVGAGSVVTKDVKDGKIVVGNPAREFMK; encoded by the coding sequence ATGAATTACATATCTGAGAAAGCCAGAATTGGGCAAAACGTAACAATAGGCTATTTTACAGTTATTGAAGATGATGTAGTGATAGGAGATAACTGTGCTATAGGAAATAATGTCACTATCTATAAAGGAAGTATTATAGGGAACAATGTAAGAATTGACGATAATGTAGTAATTGGTAAACAGCCAATGAGAGCTGCGACTAGTATTTTCAAAGATAAACAACAAAAACCTCCTTGTAAAATAGGAGATGATTGTATAATAGGTACATTTGCCGTTATATATGCTGGCTGTGAAATAGGTAAAAAATGTTTAATTGCTGATTTGTCAACTGTTAGAGAAGATGTAGTGATAGGTGATATGACTATTGTAGGAAGAGGTGTGGCAATAGAAAATTACTGCAAAATAGGTTCTAAATGCAAAATAGAAACAAATGCCTATATCACGGCTTATTCAGAGATAGAAGACGAAGTCTTCATTGCTCCTTGTGTCGCAACTTCTAATGATAACTCGGCTGGAAGAGATCCAGACAGATTTAGCGAAATGAAAGGAGTAACCGCTAAAAGAAAAAGTAGAATTGGAGTTAATGCTACAATTTTACCCGGCAAAGTAATAGGTGAAGATGCCTTTGTTGGAGCCGGTTCAGTTGTGACTAAAGATGTAAAAGATGGTAAGATTGTTGTAGGGAATCCAGCTAGAGAGTTTATGAAGTAG
- a CDS encoding CpsD/CapB family tyrosine-protein kinase — MQSTEIPNLDILTSGPVPPNPAEILSSKKMRLFIEKCKEIYDTVLFDTPPVNSVADASILSTMVDGTIIVTAANQTEREAVKAAKEQLEKVNARILGVILNKVKESRGGYYYYYYYYGEDNQKVRKKKRHAYS; from the coding sequence TTGCAGTCTACTGAGATACCAAATCTTGATATATTAACAAGTGGGCCTGTTCCACCTAATCCAGCTGAGATATTAAGCTCTAAAAAGATGAGACTGTTTATAGAAAAATGCAAAGAAATCTATGACACTGTGTTATTTGATACACCACCGGTCAACAGTGTTGCCGATGCTTCTATACTATCCACGATGGTTGATGGTACAATAATAGTTACTGCTGCCAATCAGACAGAAAGAGAAGCTGTAAAAGCAGCAAAAGAACAATTAGAAAAGGTAAACGCCAGGATATTGGGAGTAATTTTAAATAAAGTAAAAGAATCCAGAGGCGGGTATTATTATTACTATTATTATTATGGAGAAGATAACCAAAAAGTAAGGAAAAAGAAACGTCATGCATATTCTTAA